A window of Candidatus Glassbacteria bacterium genomic DNA:
CCCCATGAATGACATCGCAATCAGATGTCAGCTTGCCTCACCGATGTCCGCTAAATGCTTGAAAGCAGACCTTCGGGCGGAGGTTTCGTCACTTCCGGGTTTAGCCAGAAGCGGACCTTATTTCTAATCGTGTATGCTGTTCCCCGAAAAACGAGATAGGTACGTAGAATGACGCTGATAATGTCATACCAGAAACAAAGTAATATTGTGATGCTCGGCGACCTGCTCCTATCGAACACCGACTATCCTCAGCAAACTCCTATATCAGTTCCTGCCCGGTTTGATGATCGCTTTCCAGTAAGCAATCTGAATTTGTCTCGTCTGGAGCAGAAGATAGTGATCTTAAATGATCATCTGGCAGCCGCTTGGGCGGGCAATTTTATAAGGGGCTGTCCTAGCTAAGGACGTTTTTGTCTCAGATTTACCCATGCTTTCAATTGGTTAAGCAGTTCTCGATGATCACCTCCGTTAAACCGCCATTCGCACTCCTTGAGGAACAGGTGAAAGCTCTGTTTCGGGACGCCATTGAAGCGCCGCAAGTGCCGCTTCGCCTGGTTCCAGAAGTTCTCGATCCCGTTGATGTGCTTCTGCTGGTCGACGAATCGCTCCGAGTGGTTGATCCGGACGTGGCGAAAGTCGGAAACATCCAGGGCATCATAGCTCGTAAAGCCGTCCGTGTAGACGACGCTGTCAGGCAGGATCATGCGTTCCATGATCGGCATCAGCGTGGCTGTCCGGGCATTCGGGATCATCACCGTGTAGACCTTCCCTCCGCGCTTCAACAGCCCGAAAACCGGGACTTTCCCACCTGCGCCCCGACCACGCTTGCCTTTGCGGGCGCCACCGAAATAACTCTCATCAACCTCGACCTCTCCGGCGAAGGGCGAAGCCCTTTCCATTTCCTCGGCGATCACCTTGCGAAGCCGAGTGTAAAACGAGGCCGCCGTGTTCCGGTGAACACTCACCAGTTCGCCTGCCGCTCGAGCCGTCGTGCCGGCGACGAAGTGCTCGATCAGCCGGCCTCGCTTCCAATCGCTGAGCCTGCTCTTCCTCTCGTACATCATGCCATCCTAGCCTAAGCAAGTCGCTTAGCTAGGACAGCCCCATAATTAAATCTATTTAATTATATACAGGTACCAATTAATAG
This region includes:
- a CDS encoding IS1595 family transposase, whose protein sequence is MMYERKSRLSDWKRGRLIEHFVAGTTARAAGELVSVHRNTAASFYTRLRKVIAEEMERASPFAGEVEVDESYFGGARKGKRGRGAGGKVPVFGLLKRGGKVYTVMIPNARTATLMPIMERMILPDSVVYTDGFTSYDALDVSDFRHVRINHSERFVDQQKHINGIENFWNQAKRHLRRFNGVPKQSFHLFLKECEWRFNGGDHRELLNQLKAWVNLRQKRP